A genomic window from Streptomyces sp. 846.5 includes:
- a CDS encoding BTAD domain-containing putative transcriptional regulator, with protein MRFGILGATQAWDADGTPVPLGGPGRRAALALLVLDAGRIVTVQRMIDGLYGEDPPAGVGNALQSQVSRLRRALRGAAGGGDVIENHPAGYRLAADREQVDVHRFARLATQGREALAAGDSAKAAELLRDGLALWRGPALADVGDAPFAGPQAVRLEEQWLTANEDRIEAELGLGDPRVLVPELRELVAVNPLRERLSTQLIRALHGSGQQAEALSAFADAREALADALGADPGPELAAAHLAVLRGHANHVSRGTSRGGADGVVAGGPGVVPRETGVRGTSRGGAGPVGGADGGPERLALPGSLSGLIGRGEELAAVAGMLREARLVTLTGPGGTGKTRIAVETAARHPGDSCFADLSGLAAGANLPQAVLNALGLRGSGLLGGHEGPAPLERLTSALAQRDLLLVLDNCEQLVADAARLAADLLAAYPGLSVLATSREALAITGERLFPVPTLPEPAAVTLFAERATAVRPDFDARRDAEAVAEICRRLDGLPLAIELAAARLRMLSPRQVADRLDDRFRLLTGGSRTARPRQQTLRAVVDWSWELLPEAERGALRRAAVFSGGWTLDAAEAVCCTDGDDVLELLGALVDKSLVGVEQDATGEVRYRLLQTVRAYAAEKLAESDEEERTRQAHLRWFTGLATEAGPLLRGADQLHWLRRLAADHDNFHAALGSAGPHDALRLIGELSGYWLLRGLRFEGGPYASAALRSLPPEPVPGLEEEYAISVVLGVQTPGGREALAEHYAVAEALMGRLRLSPCRLPVVLLLWAPVTGVPADLDEIDLASAEQWLAADPWHRGLMHIGNGFHAEYVLADREAAERHFRSASEDFGALGDRWGRLMAAGELALLSHWRGDTGASEEYSATALRLAQELGATEDIADQLHARAERRISGGELDAAVADCEESIALYRRVGAVDNAGRPRLLLATVARLRGDLRAARELCTELLEAAPPGWFGGDWQRVGVLLELGRIALAEGDVVAARGYVREALPVGVDTRNRPALAAAAEVVAELLRSEGREECADEVVVAAGVLRGEGGSVEDAVRVLTGGAR; from the coding sequence GTGAGATTCGGGATTCTGGGCGCGACGCAGGCGTGGGACGCGGACGGGACCCCGGTCCCGCTCGGCGGACCGGGACGGCGGGCCGCGCTGGCGCTCCTGGTGCTGGACGCCGGACGGATCGTCACGGTCCAGCGGATGATCGACGGCCTCTACGGGGAGGACCCGCCCGCCGGGGTCGGCAATGCGCTGCAGTCGCAGGTCTCCCGGCTGCGGCGGGCCCTGCGCGGTGCCGCTGGGGGCGGCGACGTCATCGAGAACCACCCGGCCGGGTACCGGCTCGCCGCCGACCGCGAGCAGGTCGACGTCCACCGCTTTGCGCGGTTGGCCACGCAGGGACGTGAGGCGCTGGCCGCGGGGGATTCCGCGAAGGCGGCCGAACTGCTGCGGGACGGGCTGGCGCTGTGGCGGGGGCCGGCCCTGGCCGATGTCGGGGACGCGCCCTTCGCCGGGCCGCAGGCCGTCCGGCTGGAGGAGCAGTGGCTCACCGCCAACGAGGACCGTATCGAGGCCGAGCTCGGCCTCGGCGATCCTCGAGTGCTCGTCCCCGAACTGCGGGAGCTGGTCGCCGTGAATCCGCTGCGGGAGCGGCTCAGCACCCAGCTGATACGGGCCCTGCACGGCAGCGGACAGCAGGCGGAAGCCCTCTCCGCGTTCGCTGATGCCCGCGAGGCCCTCGCCGACGCCCTCGGCGCCGATCCCGGCCCCGAGCTCGCCGCGGCCCACCTCGCGGTCCTGCGGGGGCATGCGAACCATGTTTCACGTGGAACATCGCGGGGTGGGGCGGACGGGGTCGTCGCCGGGGGTCCGGGGGTTGTCCCCCGGGAGACTGGAGTACGTGGAACATCGCGGGGTGGGGCGGGCCCAGTAGGCGGCGCCGACGGGGGCCCGGAGCGGTTGGCGTTGCCGGGGAGTTTGAGCGGGCTGATCGGGCGGGGGGAGGAGCTGGCGGCGGTCGCGGGGATGTTGCGGGAGGCGCGTCTGGTCACGCTCACCGGCCCCGGGGGGACCGGGAAGACCCGGATCGCCGTGGAGACGGCCGCGCGGCACCCCGGCGACAGCTGCTTCGCGGACCTCTCCGGCCTCGCCGCGGGCGCGAATCTGCCGCAGGCCGTCCTGAACGCGCTGGGACTCCGCGGCTCCGGCCTGCTCGGCGGACACGAGGGCCCCGCGCCGCTGGAGCGGCTGACCTCGGCGCTGGCCCAGCGCGACCTGCTGCTCGTCCTGGACAACTGCGAGCAGCTGGTCGCCGACGCGGCGCGGCTCGCCGCCGATCTTCTGGCCGCCTACCCCGGACTGTCCGTCCTCGCCACCAGCCGGGAGGCGCTGGCGATCACCGGCGAGCGCCTGTTCCCGGTGCCGACGCTGCCGGAGCCCGCTGCTGTCACGCTGTTCGCCGAACGCGCCACCGCCGTCCGTCCGGACTTCGACGCCCGGCGGGACGCCGAGGCCGTCGCCGAGATCTGCCGTCGGCTGGACGGCCTGCCGCTGGCCATCGAGCTGGCCGCGGCCCGGCTGCGGATGCTGTCGCCCCGTCAGGTCGCGGACCGGCTCGACGACCGCTTCCGGCTGCTCACCGGCGGCAGCCGGACCGCGCGGCCCCGGCAGCAGACCCTGCGCGCGGTGGTCGACTGGAGCTGGGAGTTGCTGCCGGAGGCCGAACGCGGGGCGCTGCGGCGGGCGGCGGTGTTCTCCGGCGGATGGACGCTGGACGCCGCGGAAGCCGTCTGCTGCACCGATGGTGACGATGTGCTGGAGCTCCTCGGCGCACTGGTCGACAAGTCGCTGGTCGGCGTGGAGCAGGACGCGACGGGCGAGGTCCGCTACCGGCTGCTGCAGACCGTCCGCGCCTATGCCGCCGAGAAGCTCGCCGAGTCCGACGAGGAGGAGCGCACCCGGCAGGCCCATCTGCGCTGGTTCACCGGGCTCGCCACCGAGGCGGGCCCGCTGCTGCGCGGCGCCGACCAACTGCACTGGCTGCGCCGGCTGGCCGCCGACCACGACAACTTCCACGCCGCGCTCGGCAGCGCCGGGCCGCACGACGCGCTACGGCTGATCGGCGAGCTCAGCGGCTACTGGCTGCTGCGCGGCCTGCGCTTCGAGGGCGGCCCCTACGCCAGCGCCGCGCTGCGCTCGCTGCCGCCGGAACCCGTGCCCGGTCTGGAGGAGGAGTACGCGATCTCCGTGGTCCTCGGCGTGCAGACCCCCGGCGGACGCGAGGCCCTGGCCGAGCACTATGCCGTCGCCGAGGCGCTGATGGGCCGGCTGCGGCTGTCGCCCTGCCGGCTCCCCGTCGTGCTGCTGCTGTGGGCGCCGGTCACCGGGGTCCCGGCCGACCTGGACGAGATCGACCTGGCCTCGGCCGAGCAGTGGCTGGCCGCCGACCCCTGGCACCGCGGCCTGATGCACATCGGCAACGGCTTCCACGCCGAGTACGTCCTGGCGGACAGGGAGGCGGCGGAGCGTCACTTCCGGTCCGCGTCCGAGGATTTCGGGGCGCTGGGCGACCGCTGGGGCCGGCTCATGGCCGCGGGCGAACTGGCGCTGCTCAGCCACTGGCGCGGCGACACCGGGGCCTCCGAGGAGTACTCGGCGACGGCGCTGCGGCTGGCGCAGGAGCTGGGCGCCACCGAGGACATCGCCGACCAGCTGCACGCCCGCGCCGAACGGCGGATCAGCGGCGGGGAGCTGGACGCGGCGGTCGCCGACTGCGAGGAGTCCATCGCGCTGTACCGGCGGGTCGGCGCGGTCGACAACGCGGGACGGCCCCGGCTGCTGCTCGCGACGGTGGCGCGGCTCCGTGGTGACCTGCGGGCGGCGCGGGAGCTGTGCACGGAGCTGCTGGAGGCGGCGCCGCCCGGGTGGTTCGGCGGGGACTGGCAGCGGGTCGGCGTGCTGCTGGAGCTGGGCCGGATCGCTCTTGCAGAGGGCGATGTGGTCGCGGCGCGGGGGTATGTGCGGGAGGCGCTGCCGGTGGGGGTGGACACCCGGAACCGGCCTGCGCTGGCGGCTGCGGCGGAGGTGGTCGCGGAGTTGTTGCGGAGCGAGGGGCGGGAGGAATGTGCTGACGAGGTGGTGGTGGCGGCGGGGGTGTTGAGGGGGGAAGGGGGGTCGGTCGAGGATGCTGTGCGGGTTCTGACTGGGGGAGCGCGGTAG
- a CDS encoding MarR family transcriptional regulator, whose product MDKPTDAVEYEMMLMGRHSHMGASSKHASAGLDRSAYILLSRLSMQGPMSIGELSDAFGLNASTLNRQTAAMLAAGLVERLPDADGGMARKFHVTEEGARRLEEARTERVGNFGDLLAEWTPEEVADFVAHLKRFNTGIERLDGRPWPRP is encoded by the coding sequence ATGGACAAGCCCACGGACGCGGTGGAGTACGAGATGATGCTGATGGGACGGCACAGCCACATGGGCGCCAGCTCGAAGCACGCCAGTGCCGGCCTGGACCGCAGCGCGTACATCCTGCTCAGCCGGCTGAGCATGCAGGGCCCGATGTCCATCGGGGAGCTCAGCGACGCCTTCGGTCTGAACGCCTCCACCCTCAATCGGCAGACTGCGGCGATGCTGGCTGCCGGACTGGTGGAACGCCTCCCGGACGCGGACGGCGGCATGGCGCGCAAGTTCCACGTCACCGAGGAGGGTGCCCGCCGCCTCGAAGAGGCCCGTACCGAACGGGTCGGCAACTTCGGCGATCTGCTGGCGGAGTGGACGCCGGAGGAGGTCGCCGACTTTGTCGCCCATCTCAAGCGCTTCAACACCGGCATCGAACGCCTGGACGGACGCCCCTGGCCCCGCCCCTGA
- a CDS encoding MFS transporter codes for MEGSKPAPKLGVIVAVLATAGIVASLMSTLMVPLIGKLPTLLHTSASNASWAITVTLLAAAVTTPAIGRLGDLYGKRRMLLVCAVPLIVGSVVCALAGSLLPMILGRALQGVGAGMVPVGISALRELVPPQKLGSSIALISSSLGIGGALGLPLAAAVAEHADWHVLFWGAAALSAVVAALIWFFIPATPAQAQGRFDLVGALGLGGGLVALLLAVSKGADWGWGSATTLGMLAAAVVVLLLWVWWELRSSAPLVDLRVTARGQVLMTNAASVVVGFAMYASALIAPQLLQLPTSTGYGLGQSMQAAGLWMAPAGLMMMLVSPLGAKLSALRSPKFTLVSGSLIVAVGYGASMGLMGSVWGLLAVSMIINSGVALAYGAMPALIMGAVPPSETGSANSFNTLMRSIGTTLAAAVVGMVLAHMSTTMGTATVPSHDGFRTGMLIGCGVALVAAATAFAIPYRRTPAVVAAAVTAPELQAGPVPAALKSTEKV; via the coding sequence ATGGAAGGATCGAAGCCGGCGCCGAAGCTGGGAGTGATCGTCGCCGTACTGGCCACCGCCGGCATCGTCGCCTCGCTGATGTCCACGCTGATGGTGCCGTTGATCGGCAAGCTGCCGACGCTGCTGCACACCTCGGCCTCCAACGCCTCCTGGGCGATCACGGTCACCCTGCTCGCGGCCGCGGTCACCACCCCGGCCATCGGGCGCCTGGGCGACCTCTACGGCAAGCGCCGGATGCTGCTGGTCTGCGCGGTGCCGCTGATCGTCGGCTCGGTGGTCTGCGCCCTGGCCGGCTCGCTGCTGCCGATGATCCTCGGCCGCGCCCTGCAGGGCGTCGGCGCCGGCATGGTCCCGGTCGGCATCAGCGCCCTGCGTGAACTCGTGCCCCCGCAGAAGCTGGGCAGCTCCATCGCCCTGATCAGCTCCTCGCTGGGCATCGGTGGCGCACTCGGCCTGCCCCTCGCCGCAGCGGTGGCCGAACACGCCGACTGGCATGTGCTGTTCTGGGGCGCGGCCGCCCTCAGCGCCGTGGTCGCCGCCCTGATCTGGTTCTTCATCCCGGCCACCCCGGCGCAGGCCCAGGGCCGCTTCGACCTGGTCGGCGCGCTCGGCCTGGGCGGCGGACTGGTCGCCCTGCTGCTGGCCGTCTCCAAGGGCGCCGACTGGGGTTGGGGCAGCGCCACCACGCTGGGCATGCTGGCCGCCGCGGTGGTCGTGCTGCTGCTCTGGGTCTGGTGGGAGCTGCGCTCCAGTGCTCCGCTGGTCGACCTGCGGGTCACCGCCCGCGGCCAGGTGCTGATGACCAACGCGGCCTCCGTCGTGGTGGGCTTCGCGATGTACGCCTCGGCCCTGATCGCCCCGCAGCTGCTGCAGCTGCCCACGTCCACCGGCTACGGCCTGGGCCAGTCGATGCAGGCCGCCGGCCTGTGGATGGCCCCGGCCGGCCTGATGATGATGCTGGTCTCCCCGCTGGGCGCCAAGCTCTCCGCCCTCCGCAGCCCCAAGTTCACGCTGGTGTCCGGCAGCCTGATCGTCGCCGTCGGCTACGGCGCCTCGATGGGCCTGATGGGCTCGGTCTGGGGCCTGCTGGCCGTCTCCATGATCATCAACTCCGGTGTGGCCCTGGCCTACGGCGCGATGCCCGCGCTGATCATGGGCGCGGTGCCGCCCTCCGAGACCGGTTCCGCCAACAGCTTCAACACCCTGATGCGGTCCATCGGCACCACCCTCGCGGCCGCCGTGGTCGGCATGGTGCTGGCCCATATGAGCACCACGATGGGCACTGCCACCGTGCCCTCCCACGACGGCTTCCGCACCGGCATGCTGATCGGCTGCGGCGTGGCCCTGGTCGCCGCGGCCACCGCCTTCGCCATCCCCTACCGCAGGACACCGGCGGTCGTTGCCGCCGCCGTCACCGCCCCGGAACTGCAGGCAGGGCCTGTGCCGGCAGCGCTGAAGAGCACCGAGAAGGTCTGA
- a CDS encoding LLM class flavin-dependent oxidoreductase produces MRLSTVILPIHRWSEGQKVWRRAEELGFHAAYTYDHLSWRSFRDEPWFGAVPTLTAAATVTQSMRLGTLVTSPNFRHPVTLAKELLTVDDISNGRLTVGIGVGGTGFDATAMGQEPWTARERADRFDEFLPLLDELLTQSSTTRKGAYYSAVEARNIPGCVQQPRVPFYVAATGPRGLKLAAEYGQGWVSYGDPRGAADVPVEKAPAVIEAQLARLRAACEAHGRDYASLRKVLLQGSTAEQPLQSLGAFVDYAGTYQALGIDEIVVHWPVPDSVFDNDLAVFEQIATEGLAQLNR; encoded by the coding sequence ATGCGTCTGAGCACTGTGATTCTGCCGATCCACCGCTGGTCCGAGGGACAGAAAGTCTGGCGACGGGCCGAGGAACTGGGGTTCCACGCCGCCTACACCTACGACCACCTGTCGTGGCGGTCGTTTCGCGACGAGCCGTGGTTCGGGGCCGTGCCGACGCTGACCGCCGCCGCGACAGTCACGCAGAGTATGCGTCTTGGCACACTCGTCACGTCTCCCAATTTTCGGCATCCGGTGACGCTGGCGAAGGAGTTGCTGACGGTCGACGACATCTCGAACGGTCGGTTGACCGTGGGCATCGGGGTGGGTGGGACCGGCTTCGACGCCACGGCGATGGGGCAGGAGCCGTGGACCGCCAGGGAGCGGGCGGACCGGTTCGACGAGTTCCTGCCGCTGCTGGACGAACTGCTGACGCAGTCCTCCACCACCAGGAAGGGCGCGTACTACTCCGCCGTCGAGGCCCGCAACATCCCCGGCTGTGTGCAGCAGCCCCGGGTCCCCTTCTACGTGGCCGCCACCGGCCCGCGCGGGCTGAAGCTCGCCGCCGAGTACGGCCAGGGCTGGGTCAGCTACGGGGACCCCCGCGGCGCGGCCGACGTCCCGGTGGAGAAGGCCCCCGCGGTGATCGAGGCCCAGCTGGCCAGGCTCCGCGCCGCGTGCGAGGCCCACGGCCGGGACTACGCCTCGCTGCGGAAGGTGCTGCTGCAGGGCTCCACCGCCGAGCAGCCGCTGCAGTCCCTCGGCGCCTTCGTGGACTACGCCGGCACCTACCAGGCCCTGGGCATCGACGAGATCGTCGTCCACTGGCCCGTCCCCGACTCCGTCTTCGACAACGACCTCGCCGTGTTCGAGCAGATCGCCACCGAGGGCCTCGCCCAGCTCAACCGGTGA